One segment of Enterobacter ludwigii DNA contains the following:
- the murJ gene encoding murein biosynthesis integral membrane protein MurJ has translation MNLLKSLAAVSSMTMFSRVLGFARDAIVARVFGAGMATDAFFVAFKLPNLLRRIFAEGAFSQAFVPILAEYKSKQGEDATRVFVAYVSGLLTLALAIVTVLGMLAAPWVIMVTAPGFADTADKFALTTQLLRITFPYILLISLASLVGAILNTWNRFSVPAFAPTFLNVSMIGFALFAAPHFNPPVLALAWAVTVGGVLQLAYQLPHLKKIGMLVLPRINFRDAGAMRVMKQMGPAILGVSVSQISLIINTIFASFLVSGSVSWMYYADRLMEFPSGVLGVALGTILLPSLSKSFASGNHDEYCRLMDWGLRLCFLLALPSAVALGILAKPLTVSLFQYGKFSAHDASMTQQALVAYSVGLMGLIVVKVLAPGFYSRQNIKTPVKIALVTLVMTQLMNLAFIGPLKHAGLALSIGLAACLNAGLLYWQLRKQDIFTPQPGWASFLVRLVIAVLVMAAALLGMMHVMPEWSLGTMPYRLLRLMAVVGVGVVAYFATLAVLGFKVKEFARRTA, from the coding sequence ATGAACTTATTAAAATCGCTGGCAGCCGTCAGCTCGATGACCATGTTTTCTCGCGTACTGGGTTTTGCGCGCGATGCCATTGTGGCAAGGGTTTTTGGTGCTGGGATGGCAACGGACGCCTTTTTCGTCGCGTTCAAACTGCCGAATTTATTGCGCCGTATTTTTGCTGAGGGGGCTTTCTCGCAGGCCTTCGTTCCAATTCTGGCGGAATATAAAAGCAAGCAGGGCGAAGATGCTACGCGGGTGTTTGTCGCCTACGTCTCCGGGCTGCTGACGCTGGCGCTGGCTATTGTGACAGTTCTGGGGATGCTGGCTGCGCCCTGGGTGATTATGGTGACCGCGCCGGGGTTTGCCGACACCGCTGATAAATTTGCGCTCACCACCCAGCTGCTGCGCATTACCTTTCCTTATATCCTGTTGATCTCACTGGCCTCGCTGGTGGGGGCAATCCTCAATACCTGGAACCGCTTCTCCGTTCCGGCGTTTGCGCCGACGTTTTTGAATGTCAGCATGATTGGCTTTGCCCTGTTTGCCGCACCGCATTTCAACCCGCCGGTACTGGCGCTGGCCTGGGCGGTGACCGTGGGTGGCGTCCTGCAGCTGGCATATCAGCTGCCGCATCTGAAGAAAATTGGCATGCTGGTTCTGCCGCGCATTAATTTCCGTGATGCCGGCGCAATGCGCGTCATGAAGCAGATGGGACCTGCAATCCTCGGGGTTTCTGTCAGCCAGATCTCACTTATCATCAATACCATCTTTGCGTCTTTCCTGGTGTCCGGTTCGGTCTCCTGGATGTACTACGCTGACCGTCTGATGGAGTTTCCTTCTGGCGTACTGGGCGTCGCGCTGGGGACGATTCTGCTGCCGTCGCTCTCTAAAAGCTTTGCCAGCGGCAACCATGATGAGTATTGCCGCCTGATGGACTGGGGCTTACGCCTCTGTTTCCTGCTGGCACTGCCAAGCGCGGTGGCGCTGGGGATCCTCGCGAAACCGCTGACCGTCTCGCTATTCCAGTACGGTAAATTTTCAGCCCATGATGCGTCCATGACTCAGCAGGCGCTGGTGGCGTACTCGGTGGGATTGATGGGGCTGATTGTTGTTAAAGTGCTGGCACCAGGGTTCTACTCCCGTCAGAACATTAAAACCCCGGTGAAGATTGCCCTGGTGACGCTGGTGATGACCCAGTTGATGAACCTGGCGTTTATTGGCCCGCTGAAGCACGCGGGTCTGGCTCTGTCTATTGGTCTGGCGGCCTGTCTGAATGCCGGGCTGTTGTACTGGCAGCTGCGTAAGCAGGATATCTTCACGCCGCAGCCGGGCTGGGCGAGTTTCCTTGTGCGACTGGTTATCGCGGTGCTGGTGATGGCAGCGGCGTTGCTCGGCATGATGCACGTGATGCCGGAGTGGTCGCTCGGCACCATGCCTTATCGTCTGCTGCGACTGATGGCCGTGGTGGGTGTTGGGGTTGTGGCTTACTTTGCCACCCTCGCCGTGTTGGGCTTCAAAGTGAAAGAGTTTGCCCGCCGTACGGCATAA
- the flgN gene encoding flagella biosynthesis chaperone FlgN, producing the protein MSRLSEILDQMTVVLNDLKTVMDAEQQHLSSGHINGSALQRITEDKSSLLATLDYLEQQRRAEQDPKRSANDDIVERWQTITEKTQHLRDLNQHNGWLLEGQIERNQQALEVLKPHKETGLYGADGQTATARITGGKKISI; encoded by the coding sequence ATGAGTCGACTGTCAGAAATACTGGATCAAATGACGGTTGTCCTGAACGACCTGAAAACGGTAATGGACGCTGAGCAACAGCACCTCTCTTCCGGTCACATCAACGGCAGCGCGTTGCAGCGTATTACTGAAGACAAAAGCTCGCTTCTGGCGACGCTGGATTACCTTGAGCAGCAACGTCGCGCTGAGCAGGATCCTAAGCGCAGTGCTAACGACGATATCGTTGAGCGCTGGCAGACTATTACAGAAAAAACCCAGCACCTTCGCGATCTCAACCAGCATAACGGCTGGCTGCTTGAAGGTCAGATAGAGCGTAATCAGCAAGCGCTTGAGGTGTTAAAACCGCATAAAGAAACCGGGCTGTACGGTGCGGATGGCCAGACAGCGACGGCACGTATTACGGGCGGGAAAAAGATTTCGATTTGA
- the flgM gene encoding flagellar biosynthesis anti-sigma factor FlgM — MSIDRTSALKPVSAVQPRETNDATPQKTRLEKPSTSNSTSVTLSDAQAKLMQPGGNDINMERVEALKTAIRNGELKMDTSKIADALIQEAQSFLQSN; from the coding sequence ATGAGCATTGATCGTACATCAGCCCTGAAGCCGGTAAGCGCTGTACAACCTCGCGAAACGAATGACGCTACGCCGCAGAAAACGCGTCTGGAAAAACCGTCAACGTCTAACAGCACCAGCGTAACCCTGAGCGATGCCCAGGCAAAACTGATGCAGCCAGGCGGCAACGATATCAACATGGAACGCGTTGAAGCGCTGAAAACGGCTATTCGTAACGGCGAGCTGAAAATGGACACCAGCAAAATTGCTGACGCCCTGATTCAGGAAGCGCAGAGTTTCTTACAGAGTAACTAA
- the flgA gene encoding flagellar basal body P-ring formation chaperone FlgA, translating to MQTLKRGLMATFLLFSPLVQADGLQDQLNTFFAQKLAGFSDEVVVTVRTPPNLYPSCEQPSFTVTGTTRLWGNVNVLARCANEKRYLQVAVQATGNYVVAAVPIARGTALQANSVTLKRGRLDQLPPRAMLEINQAQDAVSLRDVAPGQPIQLSMLRQAWRVKAGQQVMVVANGDGFSINSEGKALNNAAVAQNARVRMSSGQVVSGTVDSDGNILINL from the coding sequence ATGCAAACGTTAAAACGTGGCCTGATGGCAACTTTCTTGCTTTTTAGCCCCCTGGTGCAGGCGGATGGTTTACAGGATCAGCTAAACACCTTTTTTGCCCAGAAGCTGGCGGGCTTTAGCGATGAAGTTGTCGTCACGGTACGCACGCCACCCAATCTTTATCCATCCTGTGAGCAGCCGTCATTTACCGTGACCGGCACCACCAGACTGTGGGGAAACGTGAACGTGCTGGCACGCTGCGCCAACGAAAAACGGTATTTACAGGTTGCAGTCCAGGCGACAGGCAATTATGTTGTCGCCGCTGTCCCCATTGCCCGGGGTACCGCACTGCAGGCCAATAGCGTGACGTTGAAACGTGGCCGTCTGGATCAGCTGCCGCCACGGGCAATGCTTGAAATTAACCAGGCGCAGGACGCCGTCAGCCTGCGTGATGTCGCACCAGGCCAGCCGATACAGCTGTCTATGCTGCGCCAGGCGTGGCGCGTCAAGGCGGGTCAGCAGGTGATGGTGGTGGCCAATGGAGATGGCTTCAGTATCAACAGTGAAGGGAAAGCGTTAAACAATGCCGCGGTAGCGCAAAATGCCCGCGTCAGAATGTCTTCAGGGCAGGTGGTTAGCGGAACCGTCGATTCTGATGGGAATATTCTGATTAACCTATAA
- the flgB gene encoding flagellar basal body rod protein FlgB, translated as MLDKLDAALRFQQEALNLRAQRQEILAANIANADTPGYQARDIDFSSELKKVMERGRAEGSGVALALTSSRHIPAQTMTAPTTDLLYRIPDQPSLDGNTVDMDRERTQFADNSLKYQTGLTVLGGQIKGMMNVLQGGN; from the coding sequence ATGCTCGATAAACTCGACGCCGCGTTACGTTTTCAGCAGGAAGCGCTCAATTTACGTGCCCAGCGGCAGGAAATTTTAGCCGCCAATATCGCTAACGCCGATACGCCAGGGTATCAGGCGCGCGATATTGATTTTTCCAGTGAGCTTAAAAAAGTGATGGAGCGTGGACGCGCAGAAGGGAGCGGTGTCGCGCTCGCGCTGACCTCCTCACGCCATATTCCCGCTCAGACGATGACCGCACCAACGACCGATTTGCTTTATCGCATTCCCGACCAGCCTTCACTCGACGGTAACACCGTGGACATGGACCGGGAGCGTACACAGTTTGCCGATAACAGCCTGAAGTACCAGACAGGCCTGACCGTTCTCGGCGGACAAATCAAAGGCATGATGAACGTCCTGCAGGGGGGCAACTGA
- the flgC gene encoding flagellar basal body rod protein FlgC, giving the protein MALLNIFDIAGSALTAQSKRLNVAASNLANADSVTGPDGQPYRAKQVVFQVDAAPGAATGGVKVSDVVESQAPDKLVYEPGNPLADANGYVKMPNVDVVGEMVNSMSASRSYQANVEVLNTVKSMMLKTLTLGQ; this is encoded by the coding sequence ATGGCCTTGCTGAATATTTTTGATATCGCCGGCTCGGCACTTACCGCTCAGTCCAAACGTCTGAACGTAGCCGCCAGTAACCTGGCGAACGCCGACAGCGTGACCGGACCAGACGGTCAGCCTTATCGTGCGAAACAGGTCGTCTTTCAGGTCGATGCGGCGCCAGGTGCGGCCACCGGCGGTGTGAAAGTCTCTGATGTGGTTGAGAGCCAGGCACCGGACAAGCTGGTGTATGAGCCTGGCAACCCGCTGGCGGATGCGAACGGTTACGTAAAAATGCCTAACGTGGATGTGGTGGGTGAGATGGTGAACTCCATGTCGGCGTCACGCAGTTACCAGGCAAACGTCGAAGTGCTTAATACCGTGAAGAGCATGATGCTCAAAACACTCACTCTCGGCCAGTAA
- the flgD gene encoding flagellar hook assembly protein FlgD codes for MSIAVNVNDPTNSGVNGAKSSTGSNALTGSNASDLQSSFLTLLVAQLKNQDPTNPMQNNELTTQLAQISTVSGIEKLNTTLGSVSGQIDNSQSLQAANLIGHGVMIPGTTILAGTSTTEGTSTTTTTPFGVELQQPADKVTATISDASGAVVRTIDIGELKAGVHTFTWDGSLTDGTKAPNGSYKVAISASNGTTQLVAQPLQFALVQGVIKGAGGNKLDLGTSGTTTLDEVRQII; via the coding sequence ATGTCCATCGCCGTAAATGTGAATGATCCCACGAACTCAGGTGTTAATGGCGCCAAAAGTTCGACGGGTTCCAACGCCCTGACGGGCAGTAACGCGTCCGATCTGCAGAGCAGCTTTCTGACGCTGCTGGTGGCGCAGCTGAAGAACCAGGATCCCACCAATCCGATGCAGAACAACGAGCTGACCACGCAACTGGCACAGATCAGTACCGTCAGCGGCATTGAAAAACTCAACACCACCCTTGGCTCCGTTTCCGGTCAGATTGACAACAGCCAGTCTCTGCAGGCTGCGAATCTGATTGGTCATGGGGTGATGATCCCGGGGACCACGATCCTTGCCGGCACCAGCACTACCGAGGGGACGTCAACCACGACCACCACGCCGTTTGGCGTTGAGCTGCAGCAGCCGGCTGACAAAGTGACTGCGACGATCAGCGATGCGAGCGGGGCAGTGGTACGCACCATTGACATTGGTGAGCTGAAGGCAGGCGTACACACCTTTACCTGGGACGGCAGCCTGACCGACGGCACGAAAGCACCAAACGGTTCTTACAAAGTGGCGATCAGCGCCAGCAACGGAACCACCCAACTGGTGGCACAGCCGCTGCAGTTCGCGCTGGTTCAGGGCGTGATTAAAGGCGCTGGCGGTAACAAACTGGATTTGGGTACCTCAGGTACCACCACGCTCGACGAAGTTCGGCAGATTATCTAA
- the flgE gene encoding flagellar hook protein FlgE: MAFSQAVSGLNAAATNLDVIGNNIANSATYGFKSGSASFADMFAGSKVGLGVKVAGITQDFTDGTTTNTGRGLDVAISQNGFFRMVDSNGSVFYSRNGQFKLDENRNLVNMQGLQLTGYPVAGTPPTVQTGANPQAINIPTTLMAAKSTTTASQQINLNSTDTAPTTAFDPTNPDSYNKKGTVTVFDSQGNAHNMNLFYVKDATPANSWKVYAQDGSVAGSTPSLATTLTFNTSGVLTGGGSINITTGTVPGATPATFAMSFANSMQQNTGANNIVATNQNGYKPGDLVSYQINDDGTVVGNYSNEQTQALGQIVLANFANNEGLKSEGDNVWSATQSSGVALLGTAGSGNFGTLTNGALEASNVDLSKELVNMIVAQRNYQSNAQTIKTQDQILNTLVNLR, from the coding sequence ATGGCCTTTTCTCAAGCGGTCAGCGGCCTGAATGCTGCGGCCACCAACCTGGATGTCATTGGCAACAACATCGCCAACTCCGCGACCTATGGTTTTAAATCCGGTTCTGCCTCATTTGCAGATATGTTTGCCGGTTCCAAAGTGGGTCTGGGCGTGAAAGTTGCGGGCATCACTCAGGACTTTACCGACGGTACGACGACCAACACCGGTCGTGGTCTGGACGTCGCCATCAGCCAGAACGGTTTCTTCCGTATGGTCGATTCCAACGGCTCTGTGTTCTACAGCCGTAACGGTCAGTTCAAACTGGACGAAAACCGTAACCTGGTGAACATGCAGGGTCTGCAATTAACCGGTTATCCTGTTGCGGGTACCCCGCCAACGGTTCAGACCGGCGCTAACCCGCAGGCGATCAATATCCCAACGACCTTGATGGCGGCGAAATCCACCACCACCGCGTCCCAGCAGATCAACCTGAACTCCACTGACACCGCGCCAACCACGGCCTTTGATCCGACCAACCCTGATAGCTACAACAAAAAAGGGACGGTGACGGTCTTTGACAGCCAGGGTAATGCGCACAACATGAACCTGTTTTACGTTAAAGACGCGACTCCGGCAAACTCCTGGAAAGTCTATGCCCAGGACGGCAGCGTTGCAGGAAGCACGCCATCCCTGGCGACTACGCTGACCTTCAATACCAGCGGCGTACTGACCGGCGGCGGCAGCATCAATATCACTACCGGCACCGTTCCAGGTGCAACGCCAGCCACGTTTGCGATGAGCTTCGCCAATTCCATGCAGCAGAACACCGGCGCCAATAACATCGTGGCAACCAACCAGAACGGTTACAAACCGGGTGACCTGGTGAGCTACCAGATCAACGACGACGGCACCGTGGTGGGTAACTACTCCAACGAACAGACCCAGGCCCTGGGCCAGATCGTGCTGGCTAACTTCGCCAACAACGAAGGTCTGAAGTCTGAAGGCGATAACGTCTGGTCTGCCACCCAGTCTTCTGGCGTGGCGCTGCTGGGTACCGCGGGCTCCGGTAACTTCGGTACGCTGACCAACGGTGCGCTGGAGGCGTCTAACGTGGATCTGAGTAAAGAACTGGTGAACATGATCGTCGCGCAACGTAACTATCAGTCGAACGCGCAGACCATCAAAACCCAGGATCAGATCCTCAACACGCTGGTTAACCTGCGTTAA
- a CDS encoding flagellar basal body rod protein FlgF, whose protein sequence is MDHAIYTAMGAASQTLNQQAVTASNLANASTPGFRAQLNALRAVPVEGLSLPTRTLVTASTPGADMTPGQMDYTSRPLDVALQQDGWLAVQTADGGEGYTRNGNIQVSATGQLTIQGHPVMGEAGPLTVPEGSELTIAADGTISALNPGDPANTVAPVGRLKLVKAEGKEVQRGDDGMFRLTQATQATRGATLQADPSIRVMSGVLEGSNVKPVEAMTDMIASARRFEMQMKIISSVDENAGKANQLLAMS, encoded by the coding sequence ATGGATCACGCAATATATACCGCGATGGGCGCGGCAAGCCAGACGCTCAATCAGCAGGCTGTTACTGCCAGCAACCTGGCAAACGCCTCTACACCGGGCTTTCGTGCGCAGCTTAATGCGCTGCGTGCGGTCCCGGTGGAAGGGCTCTCCCTGCCGACGCGTACGCTGGTCACGGCCTCTACGCCGGGTGCGGATATGACGCCAGGGCAGATGGATTATACCTCACGCCCGCTGGACGTTGCCCTGCAACAGGACGGCTGGCTGGCGGTGCAGACCGCTGACGGCGGTGAAGGATATACCCGTAACGGTAACATCCAGGTGAGTGCCACGGGCCAGCTGACGATTCAGGGTCATCCGGTAATGGGTGAAGCGGGTCCGCTGACGGTGCCGGAAGGGTCTGAGCTGACTATCGCGGCCGACGGGACCATTTCGGCATTGAACCCGGGCGATCCGGCCAATACCGTTGCGCCCGTCGGGCGTCTGAAGCTGGTGAAGGCGGAAGGCAAAGAGGTGCAGCGTGGTGATGACGGGATGTTCCGTCTGACCCAGGCGACCCAGGCCACTCGGGGTGCCACGTTACAGGCCGATCCGAGCATCCGCGTGATGTCCGGCGTTCTGGAAGGCAGTAACGTCAAGCCGGTCGAAGCGATGACCGACATGATCGCCAGTGCCCGTCGTTTTGAAATGCAGATGAAGATTATCAGCAGCGTTGATGAAAACGCGGGCAAGGCTAACCAACTTCTGGCTATGAGTTAA
- the flgG gene encoding flagellar basal-body rod protein FlgG → MISSLWIAKTGLDAQQTNMDVIANNLANVSTNGFKRQRAVFEDLLYQTIRQPGAQSSEQTTLPSGLQIGTGVRPVATERLHSQGNLSQTNNSKDVAIKGQGFFQVQLPDGTSAYTRDGSFQVDQNGQLVTAGGFQVQPAITIPANALSITIGRDGVVSVTQQGQAAPVQVGQLNLTTFMNDTGLESIGENLYTETQSSGTPNESTPGLNGAGLLYQGYVETSNVNVAEELVNMIQVQRAYEINSKAVSTTDQMLQKLTQL, encoded by the coding sequence ATGATCAGTTCTTTATGGATCGCGAAAACTGGCCTGGACGCGCAGCAAACCAACATGGATGTGATTGCCAACAACCTGGCAAACGTCAGCACCAATGGTTTCAAGCGTCAGCGTGCCGTTTTCGAAGATTTGCTTTATCAAACCATCCGCCAGCCGGGAGCGCAGTCTTCTGAACAAACGACGCTGCCATCCGGCCTGCAGATTGGTACCGGTGTTCGTCCGGTAGCCACCGAGCGTCTGCACAGCCAGGGCAACCTGTCTCAGACCAACAACAGCAAAGACGTGGCAATCAAAGGCCAGGGGTTCTTCCAGGTGCAGTTACCTGACGGTACTTCTGCCTATACCCGCGACGGATCGTTCCAGGTCGATCAGAATGGCCAGCTGGTGACGGCGGGTGGTTTCCAGGTTCAGCCTGCGATTACCATCCCGGCGAATGCCCTGAGTATCACTATCGGGCGTGACGGCGTGGTGAGTGTGACGCAGCAGGGGCAGGCCGCACCTGTTCAGGTTGGACAGCTGAACCTGACCACCTTCATGAACGACACCGGTCTGGAAAGCATTGGTGAGAACCTCTACACCGAAACGCAATCCTCCGGTACGCCAAATGAAAGCACCCCGGGCCTCAACGGTGCGGGTCTGTTGTATCAGGGTTATGTGGAAACCTCGAATGTGAACGTTGCGGAAGAGCTGGTGAATATGATCCAGGTCCAGCGCGCGTATGAAATTAACAGTAAAGCAGTGTCGACGACCGACCAGATGCTGCAGAAACTGACGCAACTCTAA
- the flgH gene encoding flagellar basal body L-ring protein FlgH: protein MQKNAAFRYPILTVLAVTLSGCALIPSKPLVQGATTAQPVPGPAPVVNGSIFQTAQPINYGYQPLFEDRRPRNVGDTLTIVLQENVSASKSSSANASRDGKTNFGFDTVPRYLQGLFGNARADVEASGGNTFNGKGGANASNTFSGTLTVTVDQVLVNGNLHVVGEKQIAINQGTEFIRFSGVVNPRTISGTNTVPSTQVADARIEYVGNGYINEAQNMGWLQRFFLNLSPM from the coding sequence ATGCAAAAAAACGCGGCGTTTCGTTATCCGATACTGACTGTTCTGGCTGTCACCCTCAGCGGGTGTGCCTTGATCCCGTCTAAACCTTTAGTGCAGGGTGCGACTACCGCCCAACCCGTTCCTGGCCCGGCGCCAGTGGTGAACGGCTCCATTTTCCAGACCGCGCAGCCAATCAATTATGGCTATCAACCGCTGTTTGAAGATCGCCGCCCGCGTAATGTCGGCGATACGTTGACCATTGTGCTGCAGGAAAACGTCAGCGCGAGCAAGAGCTCGTCGGCGAATGCCAGCCGCGATGGCAAAACCAATTTCGGTTTCGATACCGTTCCACGCTATCTGCAGGGCCTGTTCGGCAATGCGCGTGCTGATGTCGAGGCCTCTGGCGGCAATACCTTTAACGGTAAAGGTGGCGCGAATGCCAGCAATACCTTTAGCGGCACGCTGACGGTGACGGTTGACCAGGTGCTGGTTAACGGCAATTTACACGTTGTGGGTGAAAAACAGATCGCCATCAATCAGGGCACTGAGTTCATTCGTTTCTCGGGCGTGGTTAATCCTCGCACCATCAGCGGCACCAACACCGTTCCGTCCACCCAGGTGGCGGATGCGCGCATCGAGTACGTCGGTAACGGCTACATCAATGAAGCGCAAAATATGGGTTGGCTGCAGCGTTTCTTCCTTAACTTATCGCCGATGTAA